The nucleotide sequence CAAGCGGAATTTCAGGGGTTCCGCCCTACTTGGGGACACTCTCAAGAGTGGAAAGCTTACGTCTACAGGAGTATTACCTTCTCTGCTGTGGCCTTCGCAGCACACTTCAACTTCACTAACCATTTCTAACTCTTCGACCGTTCAACAGCACGGCCCGAGAGACCCCACAACCCCCCAGCTGCAACGCCTGTCAGCTATCACACAACTGAGGTTTGGCCTCTTCCGCTTTCGCTCGCCACTACTCACGGAATCACTATTGTTTTCTCTTCCTGAGGGTACTGAGATGTTTCACTTCCCCCCGTTCCCTCCAACTGCCCTATACATTCAGGCAGAGGTCGCCGGACATGACTCCGGTATTTCAAGGTTTCCCTATTCGGACATCCTCGGATCAAAGCTTGTTTACCAACTCCCCGAGGCTTATCGCAGGTTACAACGTCCTTCATCGGCTCTTGGTGCCAAGGCATCCACCGATCGCACTTAGTAGCTTGTCAATAATCTACAAAGATGCTCGCGTCCACTGTGAAATTCTCAAAAAACGAGCGAGCCCACCACCAACCAGCCACCAACAAGTGACCAGGCCGGCAAGCAGTCCGCAAGAAGGCGCCACCAACAGGCAACCGACCCTTCAGGACCCAACAACGTGCAAACAAGCCACCCCACCACTTCCCACTCCCAGCCGAAACCAGGTTGTACTCGCGGGGGACGACTCTCAGTCAATGTTCCACCAACCAGAACCCTCCAGCCGGGAACACACGCCCCGGAACTGAAGTGAATAAACAAGCCAACCACACGGGCCGGCCTGCCAAAAGCTCCTTAGAAAGGAGGTGATCCAGCCGCACCTTCCGGTACGGCTACCTTGTTACGACTTAGTCCTAATTACCGGTCCCACCTTCGACAGCTCCCTCCCACAAGGGGTTAGGCCACCGGCTTCGGGTGTTACCGACTTTCATGACTTGACGGGCGGTGTGTACAAGCCCCGGGAACGTATTCACCGCAGCGTTGCTGATCTGCGATTACTAGCGACTCCGACTTCATGGGGTCGAGTTGCAGACCCCAATCCGAACTGAGACCGGCTTTTTGAGATTCGCTCACCCTCACAGGCTCGCAGCTCTTTGTACCGGCCATTGTAGCATGCGTGAAGCCCTGGACATAAGGGGCATGATGACTTGACGTCATCCCCACCTTCCTCCGAGTTGACCCCGGCGGTCTCCTATGAGTCCCCGGCATGACCCGCTGGCAACATAGGACGAGGGTTGCGCTCGTTGCGGGACTTAACCCAACATCTCACGACACGAGCTGACGACAGCCATGCACCACCTGTATACCGACCAAAAAGGGGCACCTATCTCTAGATGTTTCCGGCATATGTCAAACCCAGGTAAGGTTCTTCGCGTTGCATCGAATTAATCCGCATGCTCCGCCGCTTGTGCGGGGCCCCGTCAATTCCTTTGAGTTTTAGCCTTGCGGCCGTACTCCCCAGGCGGGGTACTTAATGCGTTAGCTGCGGCACGGAGAACGTGGAATGTCCCCCACACCTAGTACCCACCGTTTACGGCGTGGACTACCAGGGTATCTAAGCCTGTTTGCTCCCCACGCTTTCGCTTCTCAGCGTCAGGAAAGGTCCAGAGAACCGCCTTCGCCACTGGTGTTCCTCCTGATATCTACGCATTCCACCGCTTCACCAGGAATTCCATTCTCCCCTACCTTCCTCAAGTCTGCCCGTATCGAAAGCAGGCTCAGGGTTAAGCCCTGAGTTTTCACTCCCGACGCAACAAACCGCCTACAAGCTCTTTACGCCCAATAAATCCGGACAACGCTCGCACCCTACGTATCACCGCGGCTGCTGGCACGTAGTTAGCCGGTGCTTCTTCTCCCACTACCGTCACTCTCGCTTCGTCATGGATGAAAGCGGTTTACAACCCGAAGGCCGTCATCCCGCACGCGGCGTTGCTGCATCAGACTTGCGTCCATTGTGCAATATTCCCCACTGCTGCCTCCCGTAGGAGTTTGGGCCGTATCTCAGTCCCAATGTGGCCGGTCAACCTCTCAGTCCGGCTACCCGTCGAAGCCTTGGTGAGCCACTACCTCACCAACAAGCTGATAGGCCGCGAGTCCATCCCTGACCGCCGGAGCTTTCCAACAACACCCATGCAGGCATCGCAGAATATCCAGTATTAGCACCTGTTTCCAGATGTTATCCCAGAGTCAAGGGCAGGTTACTCACGTGTTACTCACCCGTTCGCCACTCGTGTACCCCCGAAAGGGCCTTACCGTTCGACTTGCATGTGTTAAGCACGCCGCCAGCGTTCGTCCTGAGCCAGGATCAAACTCTCCGTTGAAAACATTTCAGCACCCACCAACCACCAGGCCAGCAGGAAAACACTGTCAACAAAAAGAAGACACTGACAAACAGAAACAACCAAAACTGGCTGAATCAATCAATCAATCTCAAAGAAAAAACCGCGACACAACCACAAAGGGCCATGCCGACGGGGTAAAAACGCGACAAACAACACAACCCCCAAAGAGGCCACATTGCTTGGTGCATCAATAAAATTGGCATTGACTTAAAGCACGCTGTTGAGTTCTCAAGTTTCGGGTACACACCGCGCCAACCCAGACAAAAACCTTGTCCGAATCAACCCCGGGGCAACTCCACCAACCCTACTCCCCAAATCTCCACACTGTCAAACCAGCATTTCGACCAGATCGTATCGAGTTGTTAGCCGCCTTTCGGCAACTCGATCAACCTTACTCAGCTCGTTCTCCCCGGTCAAATCCGGGATCTTCTCGCCTTGCGCCGTTGTCTTGCTGCTGCCGTGGCAACTCGGAGAACACTACCCCGACTCCGGCAGGAAGGCAAATCGGGCGTGGGGTCGGCCGGCTTGCCAGGGCGTCCGGCCAAGGGCCTTGTCAGCCCGCCCAGCCCCGACTTCGCCGCTTTCAGGGACTCAGTCCTCGATCAGCGCCTCGTGAACCTGGTCCTCGGGGCGCTCCTCCACCTCGCTGATCCACTCGACAAGCTCGTCGCGGGTGCACTCGCGCGGAGCTGTGTCCCCATCCTCGCCCAGGATCAGCCAGGGCCCGGGGTTGTCGTCGGTGACGCCGTGCCAGTCGGCCAGCTGTCCTCCAAGTTCTGCGGCGGTGCCGGAGAAGGTGCTGTCGTCAGTGGCGGTGTAGGTGTAGCGGGTCTCGTTCATGGTCCAACGATGCCACTCCGATCCAGCACCCGTCCTGGCCATCTCCGTCAGGGCTTTGCGCGGTTCTCGTGACCAGACCGAGGAGAATCGACCACTGAACGATTTTCGGGAGAGGGCGCGCGGGACGCGAGGCGGGCAAGGAGCCGGGGGAAACGGTGGGGTTCCGTCCGCACGCCTCACCTGTTGGGCGTCCGACCGGGTCACCCGCCAGAGCGTCGATCGGGTCATGGCGTGCGGGCCCGTCCGGTCACCGCCTGGTCAGCCTGAGGATCCTCGCCGAAGCGCCTGCGCCCGCAAGGTCCACCGTCATCTTCCCGTGCTCTGGCCTCCAGCGCGTCTGCCACGGGGGCAACGACGTCGGGAACAGGCACCTCACGTCGACGTCCTGGCCGACGAGGTCGGGGAACGCGAGTTCCAGTTCGGCAGCGGCCTCGTCCCGGTTCCAGACGAAGACAACGGCACCGGCTGCGTCGACGCCCGCGACGGCGACCTGACCGTCGTCCCAGCCCGGGAGACCGATCGGCCACCGTGGCAGCGCCCGCGCATGATGAGCCATCACCTCCGGGTAGACGGCCGTTGCCTCCCGCACGAGGGACAGCTGCTCCTGATCGAGCCTGTCGAGATGTCCGGACAGATACAGGCGGCCCGACAGGCCGGTCACCAGCGTGAAGGCCACCTGCTCGAGCGTCCATTCCGGCTGGGGGTAGGCCCAGTTGCCTGCGAACTCGGGAGGCATCGCCATCGGAGCCGCCGCCGCGATGGGTGGGTACAGCAGGGACTCCTGCTGGTCGCTGGTGGACTGCAGGTCGAAGTGCGCCAGAGTCGCGGGATCCATTCGTTGGGCGCCCGACGAGCATGCCTCGAGGATGATGTCCGGGTGTCGAGCGCGAAGTTCCTCCACCCACGCCAGCAGTGCTCGGGTGTGGTCGAGGAGTCCGGCTCCCGGAGATGATGCCTCGGTGTCCGGCCCCGTGCCCGGGGTGACGTTGTAGTCCCATTTGAAATACGTCGCGCCGTACTCGCCGATGAGGCGCTCGAAGACGCCGTCGAGATGGTCGCGCGCGGCCTGGCTGCGGAAGTCGAGGAAGTAGCGGTCGTGCTCGACGATGCGCGCGCCACCCCTGTGCATGAAGGCTTCCTCGGGAAGCTGGTGGGCGACGGGCGACCGCACGCCGACAACCTCAGGCTCCACCCAGAGGCCCGGGCTCATACCCTTCGCACGGATGCGGTCAAGCACGCCGACGAGGCCGAGTTCCCCGAACCGGACGGTGGACGGTTCCCAGGCGCCGACGCTTGGCCACCAGTCACCACCGTCGTCGTACCAGCCTGCGTCGATGCAGAAGTACCCGGCGCCCACCTCGGCGGCCGCGTCGATCAGCGGAATCAGCTTCTCGGTTGTCGGGTCACCCATGAGCGCGTTCATGTAGTCGTTGAAGACCAGCGGCCGGTACGCGTCGGCCTCCACGCCGAGATGCGACGACCGACGGTGCCGCGTCAGCTCGCCGATCGCCCCCTCGAGCCCGCTGTCCGACAGGACAACCGAAGCCGGCACCGTCGTGAAGGCCTCCCCCGGCCGGAGGTCGATCAGCCACGAGTGGTCGAGGTCGGTGGGTCCGAGCAGCGCCAGGCCGAGCGCGTCGCCGTCCTCGAACAGCGTCTCCAGCCCCCACCGCCAGGGTCCGTTGTTCTCGATCTGCCAGGCCACGGCACGACCCGACGTGCGGTTCTCGAGCACCGCGACAGGCAGCGCCCCGTCGCACGACCAGGTCGACCGTCCGACCGACGACAAGGCGCCGCGTGTGAAGTGCCCATGGGCGCGGGCATCGATGTCGGCCAGGCCGGCCGCTCCTCCGAGGCCGGTGGCGAACCAGCGGCTCTCACCGCACCATTCGTTGCTCGCCCTCCAGAGGTCAAGCTCGGACCGCTCCCCGAGGAACCCGGTCAGCCCGGTGACCGCCGCGGACGTGACCTGCTGGATGTGCAGCCGCTCCTCGCCACCGTTGGTGAGCGTCGTGGCGAACCGGTACGCCCGCTGTCCGACGGTGTGCGTCACCGACGTGACCGCCGACAGGCCAGAACGTTCATCGACCTGCCGCACGAGCAGCGTCCGGACCTCGCCGACGCTGGCCGTCTCGTGGCCGACGTACCGGAGTCGGTCGCCGATGACCGTCCGACTGGCGCGCATGCTGTTCGGCGAGCGGCCGTACCCGACGGCCAGCACCTCCACCAGCGCGATCGTGTGGACCGGCCCCGAGTCGGGAGCGAACCGCCGCTGCGTGAGCGCCAGGCGCACCGGCCCGGCGTCGTCGGTGAGGTACAGCGGCGAGTCATCCTCGCCCCAGGCCAGCTCGAACATGTCGCGCATCCTCCTCGCACATCGCCGTACCGTCGTCCCAGGAATCTGAACGGTCACATTCTAGATAGACTCACCTCACAACAAACCAACCGACCACAGACAAGGACGAACTGTGAACGTCTCGGCAACGGTGGACCCCCAACGCTCCCTCGGCCAGATCGACCGACGCATCTTCGGCGGCTTCGTCGAGCACCTCGGCCGCCACATCTACGACGGGATCTTCGAGCCCGGCCACCCCTCCGCGGATGAGAACGGCTTCCGCACCGACGTGATCGAGCTCGTGAAGGAGCTCGGCGTCAGCACCATCCGCTACCCCGGGGGCAACTTCGTCTCCGGCTACAACTGGGAGGACGGCGTCGGGCCGCGCGACCAGCGTCCCGAGCGACTCGACCTCGCCTGGCACACCACAGAGACCAACCAGGTCGGCCTCCACGAGTTCGCCCACTGGTGCGACGCCGTCGCCTCGGACATGATGATGGCCGTCAACCTCGGCACCCGCGGCGTCGCGGAGGCCCTCGCGCTGCTGGAGTACTGCAACGTCCCCAACCCGACGGCCCGCACCCGCCAGCGCGCCGCCAACGGACACCCCGACCCCTTCGGCATCACGATGTGGTGCCTGGGCAACGAGATGGACGGCCCCTGGCAGGTCGGGCACCGCTCGGCCGAGGACTACGCCAAGATCGCGTCGCAGACCGCCAAGGCCATGAAGATGCTCGACAACTCCCTGGAGTTCGTCGCCTGCGGCTCGTCGTCGCGCGCCATGCCGACCTTCGGGAAGTGGGAGGAGACCGTCCTCGAGCACGCCTTCGACGACCTCGACTTCATCTCCTGCCACGCCTACTACGAGGAGATCGACGGCGACACGCAGGAGTTCCTGACCTCGGCCGCCGACATGGACCTCTTCATCAAGCAGGTCGTCGCCGTGTGCGACGCCGCCGCGGCGAAGCACAAGTCCGACAAGCAGATCATGATCTCGTTCGACGAGTGGAACGTCTGGTATCTCACCGAGTGGCAGAAGATCGAGGGCAAGATCCCCGTCGACGTGTGGCCGACGGCGCCGCGCCTGTTGGAGGACACCTACAACGTCAAGGACGCCGTCGTCGTCGGCGACCTCCTCATCACGCTCCTTCGTCACTCCGACCGGGTCCGCTCGGCGTCGCTGGCCCAGCTGGTCAACGTGATCGCCCCGATCATGACCGAGCCCGGCGGCCCCACCTGGCGCCAGACGACCTTCTTCCCGTTCTCGATCACCTCGCGGCTCACCGCCGGCGAGTCGATCCCGGTCGACGTCACCTGCCCCTCGGTCTTCTCCCGCAAGGCCGACGCGGACGTCCCGACCGTCAACGCCGTCGCCACGCTCGACGACGGGGGCGTCTCCCTGTTCGTGGTGAACCGGTCCCTGACCGACGCCTTCGACCTCGACGTCGACCTCAGCCAGCTCGCCGGGAGCCGCACGCTGAGCCTCGCCGAGGCCCACGTGATCGCCGACGAGGACCTGACGGCCGCCAACACACTGCCCGATCCGGAGCGCGTCGCCCCGAAGTCGCTGGAGGTCGCTGTCGACCCGATGGTCTCCGCGCAGTTGCCTCCGGTCTCCTGGGCAGCGATCCGGCTGGAGTTCTGAGTCCAACCACCCACCACAACGCGAGCGCCCGGCAGAGAGTCACCGGGCGCTCGATGGCTAGACCATCCGTTGAGGGCCACCCAGCCAAACCGTCGATCAGCGGCGCGGGAAGACGCCTCACCGCCGGGCCCATAGACGGCGCGAATGCGGCCAGAAGGGTTCCAGTGGTAGATGCGTTCACTCAGCACCGGACCGTTCGCCACCGGGTCCGTCTCGCTCACCAGCAGCGCAGTGAACTGCACCATTGAGTCGCTGCTGCCATGCCCTCCGCTGGTGGGGATGGAGAAGGCGAGTGCATTCTGGTTCGGCACGCTGAAGTGCACGCCGTGGGGAGCGGTCTCCCCGAGGCGCTCGAGGAGCCTCCGCATGTCTGCGGCTTTGGCCGGTGTTGACGTTCCCCGCCCCAGCAGCACCTTCACCCCTTCGAACTCGCGGATCGTGGAGTACGCCGTCTCCGTACGATCCGTGTTGGCCTGACCCATGACGCATAGCGAGTCGCGATCGACCTGAAGCTGCCCAAGCGTCGTGTCGGTGACACCCGAGGTGAACAGGTCCTGATGTCCCTGCTCCTCGAGGACCAATGCAAGA is from Tessaracoccus palaemonis and encodes:
- a CDS encoding glycoside hydrolase family 36 protein; this translates as MFELAWGEDDSPLYLTDDAGPVRLALTQRRFAPDSGPVHTIALVEVLAVGYGRSPNSMRASRTVIGDRLRYVGHETASVGEVRTLLVRQVDERSGLSAVTSVTHTVGQRAYRFATTLTNGGEERLHIQQVTSAAVTGLTGFLGERSELDLWRASNEWCGESRWFATGLGGAAGLADIDARAHGHFTRGALSSVGRSTWSCDGALPVAVLENRTSGRAVAWQIENNGPWRWGLETLFEDGDALGLALLGPTDLDHSWLIDLRPGEAFTTVPASVVLSDSGLEGAIGELTRHRRSSHLGVEADAYRPLVFNDYMNALMGDPTTEKLIPLIDAAAEVGAGYFCIDAGWYDDGGDWWPSVGAWEPSTVRFGELGLVGVLDRIRAKGMSPGLWVEPEVVGVRSPVAHQLPEEAFMHRGGARIVEHDRYFLDFRSQAARDHLDGVFERLIGEYGATYFKWDYNVTPGTGPDTEASSPGAGLLDHTRALLAWVEELRARHPDIILEACSSGAQRMDPATLAHFDLQSTSDQQESLLYPPIAAAAPMAMPPEFAGNWAYPQPEWTLEQVAFTLVTGLSGRLYLSGHLDRLDQEQLSLVREATAVYPEVMAHHARALPRWPIGLPGWDDGQVAVAGVDAAGAVVFVWNRDEAAAELELAFPDLVGQDVDVRCLFPTSLPPWQTRWRPEHGKMTVDLAGAGASARILRLTRR
- the arfA gene encoding arabinosylfuranosidase ArfA; this translates as MNVSATVDPQRSLGQIDRRIFGGFVEHLGRHIYDGIFEPGHPSADENGFRTDVIELVKELGVSTIRYPGGNFVSGYNWEDGVGPRDQRPERLDLAWHTTETNQVGLHEFAHWCDAVASDMMMAVNLGTRGVAEALALLEYCNVPNPTARTRQRAANGHPDPFGITMWCLGNEMDGPWQVGHRSAEDYAKIASQTAKAMKMLDNSLEFVACGSSSRAMPTFGKWEETVLEHAFDDLDFISCHAYYEEIDGDTQEFLTSAADMDLFIKQVVAVCDAAAAKHKSDKQIMISFDEWNVWYLTEWQKIEGKIPVDVWPTAPRLLEDTYNVKDAVVVGDLLITLLRHSDRVRSASLAQLVNVIAPIMTEPGGPTWRQTTFFPFSITSRLTAGESIPVDVTCPSVFSRKADADVPTVNAVATLDDGGVSLFVVNRSLTDAFDLDVDLSQLAGSRTLSLAEAHVIADEDLTAANTLPDPERVAPKSLEVAVDPMVSAQLPPVSWAAIRLEF